A single genomic interval of Ictalurus furcatus strain D&B chromosome 20, Billie_1.0, whole genome shotgun sequence harbors:
- the sptssb gene encoding serine palmitoyltransferase small subunit B produces the protein MGEGLAECQPASGKDKSRSMDVKNMREYMGWLYYQYLLITGIYVLEPWEKSIFNTVLFTVVAMVVYTSYVFVPIHVRLALEFFSGLCGEQPESTVALMN, from the coding sequence TGCCAACCAGCATCTGGGAAGGACAAATCCAGAAGCATGGATGTGAAGAACATGCGAGAATACATGGGCTGGCTGTACTACCAGTATCTCCTCATCACAGGCATCTACGTCCTGGAACCATGGGAGAAGTCTATCTTCAATACGGTGCTCTTCACCGTAGTGGCCATGGTGGTCTACACTTCCTATGTCTTCGTGCCCATCCACGTGCGCCTGGCACTGGAGTTCTTCTCAGGACTGTGCGGGGAACAGCCAGAGAGTACCGTAGCGCTTATGAACTAA
- the nmd3 gene encoding 60S ribosomal export protein NMD3: MEYMQAPASSSQGNILCCTCGIPIPPNPANMCVSCLRTQVDISDGIPKQVSIHFCKQCERYLQPPATWVQCALESRELLTLCLKKIKGLMSKVRLIDAGFVWTEPHSKRIKLKLTIQKEVMNGAILQQVFVVDYIIQSQMCDDCHRVEAKDYWKAVVQVRQKTVHKKTFYYLEQLILKHRVHQNTLRIKEIHEGIDFYYSSKQHAQKMVDFLQCTVPCRSKSSQRLISHDVHSNSYNYKSTFSIEIVPICKDNVVCLSPRLAQSLGNLGQVCVCIQVTSTVHLIDPKTLQLAEIDANTYWRHPFNSLLNPRQLEEFIVMDADIIRDQRLGAGAGLRSNRHTLAEVWVQKTSEMNTSQQYHCRTHLGHLLNIGDLVLGYDFANSNLNDEFLNKMNPHHVPDVVLIKKSYDRTKRIKRRNWKLKELHRDREGTDTDDERQYQDFLEDLEEDEALRKNVNIFKDVSKIPVESDTDDEGIPRISLAEMMEDLSLSDATGGEGADMMTD; this comes from the exons ATGGAGTACATGCAAGCTCCAGCATCAAGCAGCCAAGGCAATAT cctttgctgCACATGTGGCATCCCTATTCCCCCGAACCCAGCCAACATGTGCGTGTCCTGCTTGAGGACCCAAGTGGACATCTCCGATGGAATCCCAAAGCAGGTCTCCATCCATTTCTGCAAACAGTGTGAACG GTACCTGCAGCCTCCAGCTACGTGGGTTCAGTGTGCTTTAGAGTCCCGCGAGCTGCTCACTCTCTGCCTAAAGAAAATAAAGGGCTTGATGTCTAAG GTGCGGCTCATCGACGCAGGCTTCGTGTGGACAGAGCCGCATTCCAAAAGGATCAAGTTAAAGCTCACCATTCAGAAAGAG GTAATGAATGGCGCCATCCTGCAGCAGGTGTTTGTGGTGGATTACATCATTCAGTCGCAGATGTGTGACGACTGCCATCGGGTGGAAGCCAAGGATTACTGGAAGGCCGTCGTGCAAGTTAGACAGAAG ACAGTCCACAAGAAGACCTTTTACTACTTGGAGCAGTTGATTCTGAAGCACAGGGTGCACCAGAACACACTTCGCATCAAGGAAATCCACG AGGGCATTGACTTCTACTACAGCTCCAAGCAGCATGCCCAAAAGATGGTGGATTTCTTACAGTGTACGGTTCCATGCAG ATCAAAGTCCTCGCAGCGTCTCATCTCTCATGATGTTCACTCGAACTCGTACAACTACAAAAGCACCTTCTCTATAGAGATCGTGCCCATCTGTAAG gacaaCGTGGTGTGTCTGTCTCCTCGTCTGGCCCAAAGCTTGGGAAACCTGGGCCAGGTGTGTGTATGCATCCAGGTGACCAGCACCGTGCACCTCATTGACCCGAAAACACTGCAGT TGGCAGAGATCGACGCAAACACATACTGGCGTCACCCGTTTAACAGCCTCCTTAATCCGCGCCAGCTGGAGGAGTTCATCGTCATGGACGCCGACATCATCAGGGACCAGCGATTAGGAGCAGGAGCTGGCCTGAGATCCAACCGG cacacCTTGGCTGAAGTGTGGGTTCAGAAGACCAGTGAGATGAACACCAGTCAGCAATATCACTGCCGCACCCACCTGGGCCACCTGCTCAACATCGGAGACCTGGTGCTGGG CTACGACTTCGCCAACTCGAACCTCAACGACGAGTTTCTGAACAAGATGAATCCTCACCACGTGCCTGACGTG GTTCTGATTAAGAAGAGCTACGACAGGACAAAGAGAATAAAGCGCAGGAACTGGAAGCTGAAGGAGCTGCATAGGGACAGAGAAGGCACGGACACGGATGATGAAAG GCAATACCAAGACTTCTTGGAGGATCTTGAGGAGGACGAAGCACTGCGTAAGAACGTCAACATCTTCAAAG ACGTCTCCAAGATTCCTGTGGAGAGCGACACGGATGACGAGGGCATACCAAGGATCTCACTGGCAGAGATGATGGAGGACCTGAGTCTCAGCGATGCCACTGGAGGAGAAGGGGCGGACATGATGACTGATTAG